CATATGTTCCGGCAAGTCTCCATTCCCTTGATCATCCACATAGGCCCCCAGGATACCAGTTGAGCGTCACCTGATTGAGTGTCACGCCCCACCGAACCGGGCCTCGCGTGCTGCCGCCGCCACCCGGTCATCTCCGCGGGCGGCCACCGCTGCGGCCACGGCCGAGCGCACTTTCACTTCGGTGCGGAACTGCGCCAGCGCTTCGAGCGCCGCCTCCGCGTCCGTCACGCGCCCCTCGCGCACCAGACTCACCAGGAACGCGATCGATGGCTCCGTGCGCATCGACGCCACCGCCGCCAGCAGGCTCCTCCGCGGCGGTCCTGTCGATCCATGCCACCGCGCCACGATCGCCTCGAGCGCCGCATCCTCGCGTGTCGACGCCAGCGCCAGGGCGGCGGCTTCCGCGTTGGTCTCATCCCGATCCTTGAGGAATCGCGCGACGAAATCGAAGGACGCCCGCCGGTCGATCTGCATCAGCTCGAACAGGCATTCCGTGGTCACCTGGGGCTCGCTGTCTCCGCCCAACGCCTTCACCCGCAGCGCCAGCGCCGCGTCCGCGCGTCCGCTCGAGCCGAGCGCCTTCACGCCGCCGATCCGCGCCGCTGGTTCCGGATCCGCCAGCAGATCCACCGCCGTGAAGAGCGCCGCAGGCTCACGCGCGTCCACCAGGCCAAGCGCGCAGATGGCCCGCAACTCCGCCGCCGTATCCGTCTGTCCGCCGCACACCGGTTCCATCTGTACAAGCCGCACCCCCCGTTCAAAGACGCCTCCGGCGCAGTGCTCCAGCGTACGCAGCGCTTCGGCGATCGCCTTCTTGCCTTCGCAGCCTGGGTCCGCCGGGCGCTTCCCTTGCGCATCGGCGAGGCGATGGAAGGCGTCCACGAGGTCCCTGCCGAGTTCGTTCAGTTCGGCGTCGGCGGCGATCCGGGCCGCTTTCGCCGCCACGAAGCTCGCCCCGCCCAGCGCCTTCCGCAGCGCGTCGATCGCTCCCGCGGCGCGCGGATCTCGCCGGATGCCGGCCAGCCGCTCCAGTTCCTGTTCGATTCGTCCGCGGGCCACTCTCACAGCGTAGCCGGTATAATCGCGAGCGAAAGGAGGGTCGCTATGCCCACCGCGTTCTCCACCGTCGGAGGCAGGCCCCGCGCCGTCACCGGAATCCGCCGCGATTCTCACGGCGCCGCGCAATCGCTCGAAGCCGCTATTCCCGATGGCGACACCGTTGGAGTCCACATCGAAGGAAGCGGATCGGTTCGTTTCCTCGGAATCGATACGCCGGAGAAGGCGTTCGACATCGAAGGGCAAGGTCGGCCGGCGCTCGATTCGCCGAAATGGGACGCCTATCTCACCAATCCACTCGACCCGGCGCTCGGTTTGTTTCAGCTCGAAAGCGGACTCGCCGCTCACCTCGCCGCCCGCTTCGCCCCGGGAGCCGGCCGGAATCACCACGCTCACGGCATTCGCGCCCAGCAGACGCTCAGCGGCCTCGTCAATGGCGACATCGCCGCCATGGGCCAGGCGCCCGCCGACTTCCGCTTCTACCTCGCTTTCGCGTTCGAGGTCTTTGACGCCTACGGCCGCTTCCTCGCCTTCATCAACCGCAATCAGCCGGACCCGAACACGCCGGGCCCCCGGCCGCTCTCCTACAACGAGCGCATGCTTGAGGCGGGCGCCGCCATGGCCTACTTCATCTGGCCCAACATCGACCCCTTCCGTTCGCAGTCTATTCTGGACGCCGTCATCGCCCCCGGCCGGGCGCGCGAAACCGCCGATGCGAGCCCCGCTCTCCGCCGCGCGCGGGAGCTGGTGAAGCAGGCGCGCGCCGCCGGAATCGGTATCTTCGATACGGCCGATCCGCTGCGCTTCGAAGCCTTCGAGGTCCGCTATCTCGGCCGGCGCGAACCGCCTTCTCGCGCCGTCATCGACCTCTCGAGCGACAGCGACGTGTTGCTTCGTCCCCAGAGCTATCACAAGATCCCCAATTCCGAAGACCGCCTGTTCATCCCGTCCGCCTTCGTCCCCTTGTTCGCGGCCAAGGGCTGGAAGCTCGAGGGTTGGTTCTAATGAGGTAAAATCACACCGGCTGGAGGGCCTTCCGCGATGTTCATTGCAAACATGTTCTGTTACGGCTGCGACCCCAACTGCGTCGGAGTCGACGGCATCGTCGGGTGCATGGGAGTCTTCCTCGCGCACAACGGCACGCTCTACGCGATCCATGTTCCCGACACAACCACCAAGGCGGCCGGCCGGACCGCTTTCGTTAGCTACGTCACTGGTCACGACCCCGCTTTCAATGGCGCGAACGCCGAACTGTTCGGCGTTCTAAATGGACCCAACCGCGGCGACGCCTTCCTGGAACTCGCGGCGTACAACCAGGCATTGAACGTGCGCAAGCTCACCGTGGTCCGGCTCAACGAGCATCTCGGACCCAAAGGGCTCATGCAGGACGCCGCCGCCGTCCTCTGCGAGTTCATCCCGACCACGAACGAGTGCAGGCTCAAGTATCAGCGGCATGCGGATGTGAACTGGGTGGCCGGCGCCGGAACCGCGCGCGCGGGAACCTATGGCGCGCTCCCCGATGGCCGGCTCAGCGCCAACGCCGCGCCTTCTCAAGGTTGGCATCTCGTGGACTCCACGAATTCCAGCATCATCATCGCCCACTAGCCATGGGTTGTTAACCCTTACTAACCCCGAAACAACCGCTGCGCAACGCCACCGGTGGTATCGTTGCTAGGTACCGGAGTTCGCGGCTTCCAGCAAGCGCGCCACGGAGGGTGGCCGCGTCTTCGCGTTCCGGGAAAGAGGGACCCAAACGATGCGATCTTTCCGCGCCCTGCTGTTCGTGGCTCTTGCCGGCGTAGCTTTTGCCCAGCCCAAACTCGAATCCGTCCTGCACAAATCGCTCCAGCTGCGCTTCGAGCCCAATCGCGGCCAAGCCGAGCCGGACGTGCTCTTCCAGGTCCGCGGCCCGCGGCAGACAATGGCGTTCACCCGCGCTGGCGCGCGCATCGACCTGTTCGGATCCGGCCCCGATGCGCGAATGTCGCGTCTCAGCATGGACTGGCTCGACGCAGCCGGTTCCGCCGAGCCGCGCTTCGAGCAGCGCCTCGAATCCGTATCGCACTACTACCTCGGCTCGGACCCATCGGCTTGGTTCCCCCGCGTGCCTCACTACGCGAAGGTCAAGCTCGAACAGCTTTACCCCGGTGTCGACCTCCTCGTCTACGGCGCTGAAGGCAACCTTGAATACGACCTCGTCGTCGCGCCCGGCGCCGACCCCGGCCAGGTCCGCTTCCGCCTTGACGGCGCCGCCTTTCACGAAGGCCCTGGCGGCGACCTGATCGCCGACACCGAAGCCGGACCGTTCCGTTTTCGCGCGCCGGTTTCCTACCAGCTCGACGGCGCCCGCCGCCGCGCCGTCACCTCCCGCTACCGCACCGCCCAGGACGGCTCCGTCCGCTTCGAGCTCGGCGCCTACGATCGCGCCCGCCCCCTCGTCATCGATCCCGTGCTCGTGTTCTCCACCCTGATCGGAGGCGCCGACGCCGATATCAGCGCCAACCTCGCCCTCGACGGCGCGGGCAACGCCTACATCGGTGGCACCACGTACTCGCGGAACTTTCCAACCGCCGGGCCCGTCGAGCCCAACTTCTCGCGCAACCTGCAGGGCCTCTACGACGGCTACGTCGCCAAGCTCCGCGCCGATGGCTCCGCGCTCGTCTACTCCACCTACCTCGGCGGCGACCTGCTCGACATCGTCAACGCCATCGCCGTGGATTCGCGCGGCGCGGCCTACGTCGCCGGCCAGACGGCGTCGTTCAACTTTCCTCTCCCCGCCACCGCCTATGAACGCAGCCGCAAGGGCTTCAGCGACGCCTTCGTCACCAAGCTGAACCCCGACGGCACGCTCGCCGCGTCCACTCTCTACGGCGGCGGGGGCGACGAGAACTGCACCGCCATCCTGGTCGACGGCGCGTTCAACATCTACATGACTGGCTACACGTCCTCCCAGGACTTCCCGGCCACTCCCAACGCCGCCCAGCGCACCTACGGCGGCGGCCAGTCCGACGCCTTCGCCTTGAAGTTCGATCCCCTCGCGCAGGTCCTCGAATGGAGCACCTACCTCGGCGGCCGTGGCGAAGAAGAGGTGAGCCGCATCCCCTCGTCGGACCTGCCGCAGATCGGCTTCATCAGCGCCTTCGCCATGGCCCGCACCGCCGAAGGCGCCATCTGGCTCGCCGGCTCCACGAGTTCGGCCGACCTCGCCGATCGCGTCGAAACAGCCTCGCGCACCTACGCCGGCGGAGCCACCGATATCTATCTCTTCCGCCTCTCCGCCGACGGCTCCAAGTTCGAATACATGACCTATCTCGGCGGCGCGGGCTTCGACTTCCTGAATGCCCTCGCGCTCGATGCGAACGGCAACCCCACCATCGTCGGCTTCACCTTCTCCCAGAACTACCCGGTCACGCAGAACGCACTGCACAACCGCTTCCTCGGCGGCGACGCCGACGGCGTTCTCACACGAGTCCGCGCCGACAACGGCAACATCGATTACTCTACCTACTTCGGCGGACAGGGCGTCGATGCCATCGGCGACATCACCATCGCCGCCAACGGCGACATGTATCTCGCCGGCTCCACGTCGTCGACGAACTTCGTCGTCACCGCCGATGCGTTCGACCCCGGCCCTCCACGCGGCAGCCGGCCGTTTCTTGCCGCCCTCAACGCCGCCGGGAACACTCGCCTCACCGCCGGCCTGTTCGGCGGTCCCGACGCCGTATTCATCCGCCACGTGCGGCTCGACGGCGAGAGCAACATCGTCATCTCCGGGCAGGCGCGCGGCCCCGGCTTCACCACCACGGTGAGCTCCTACGGCCCGAACTACCACGGCGGACCGTACGACGTCTTCGTCTCCAAATTCGTCAAGCTCGGCGCTCCTGGCGGAGGCGCGCCCTCCGGCGGAGGCGCGTGCAGCTTCACGCTCGATCCCAGTCTGCTTGACCTTCCCGGCGATCCCCTCGTCGTCGCCGTCACCGTGCTCACAGGTCCCGAATGCACCTGGACCATGAAGGGAGATGTGCCCTGGGCCACGCTCCAGGGCGCCGCCGAACGCCGAGGACCGAGCGTCGTCTACATCTCCGTCACCGCCAATCCGGAAGGCCCGCGCGCCGGCGTAGTCCAGATCGCCGGCCGCGACGTAACCATCCGCCAGGCGCGCCGAGAGGGAGCAGCCGCGGCCGCGGTAACGCCCCTTGTGGGCACCGTCGCCGGAAGCGGCGCCAAGGGGACCGGCGGCGACAACGGCTTCGCCACCAAGGCCGAGTTCGCCGCCATCAGCGGTATCGCCGTCGATACGCGTGGCTCGCTCTACATCGCCGACCCCGAAACGCACGTCATCCGCCGCGTCCGCCCTGACGGCGTGATCCAACCCTTCGCTGGCATCGCCGCCAACGGCTTCACGGGCGATGGCGGGCCCGCTTCTCGCGCCCGCCTCAATGAACCCCTCGGCCTCGCCGCCGATGCAGACGGCAACCTCTATGTCGCCGACAAAGGCAACCGCCGCGTCCGCAAGATCACGCCCGACGGCGTCATCAGCACCTTTGCCGGCAACGGCCAGTCCGGCTCCGACGGCGACGGTGGACCAGCGACGCAAGCCTCGTTCCGCGAACCCTCGCAGCTTGTCTTCGACGCCGACGGCAACCTCTACATTGCCGACTCGGCTGCGAACCGCATCCGGCGCGTCACCAAGGCCGGCGTGATCTCCACCTTCGCCGGCGCCGGCCAGCCCGGCTTCGGCGGCGACAAAGGCCCGGCCACCGAAGCCCGCCTAACCAGCCCCGGCGGCATGGCATTCGATAAGGACGGCAACCTCTACTTCGCCGATCAGTTGAACCACCGCATCCGCCGCGTCACCAAGGCAGGCATCATGGAGACCGTCGCCGGTACCGGCATCGCTGCCTGGGAAGGCGACAATCTCGCCGCTGCAGGCGCCGCGTTCAACTCGCCCTTCGGCGTGGCGTTCGATGCCACCGGCAATCTGTACATCACGGACCGCGAGAACCACCGCATCCGCGTCATCAACTCCGCCGGCGTCATCCGCACGTTCTCTGGATCCGGCGCGTCCTTCTTCGGCGAAGAGGTCGCGCCCGGGGCCGCGTTCTGGAACAATCCGTCGGCGATCACGGCCGATCCCGCCGGCAACCTGCTCATCGTCGACGCCACGAATCTCCGCGTGCGCCGCATCCGGTTCCCGGTGCCGCCGCCGCCCACCACCGCCATCAAGTCGATTCTCAACGCCTTTGGCGCGCAGGCTGTCGTCTCCGGCTTCAGCATCGCGTCCATCTTCGGCGATAACTTCGTCGACGAGACCATCACAGCGGATTCGGCTATCGTCGAGGGGAAGTTACCCACCGAACTCGGCGGCGTTCGCGTCCGCTTCAATAACCGCGACGCCTATCTCCTGTTCGTGAGTAAGTCCCAGATCAACTTCCTCGTCCCCGTGGATCTGAGCACCGGACCCGTACCCGTGGAAGTCATCGGACCCAACGGCCGCGGCACGGCCACGGCGTTCTTGCAGGAGGTCTCGCCCGCGCTGCTGACGCAAACCGTCGAAGAGGATAAGGTAACGCCGGTTGCGACATTCGCCGGCGAGTCCGTCTTCGTCGCGCCGGCCGGATCTCTCGGCGACCGCGAGGCCCGCGCCGCCAAAGCCGGCGACACCGTCATCTTCGTCGCCACCGGACTCGGCCTCACCGATCCCACCGCCCCCGAAGGTGTCGTTCTCACCGAGGCCTACCCGCTCGCCGACCCTTCGCGCCTCTCCGTCACCATCGACGACAAACCGGCCGAGTTGATCTACGCTGGTATGACCAGCGCCGGCGTGTATCTCGTCACCGTCCGCGTGCCGGACGAAGTCGCCAGCGGCTTCCGTCCGGTGAAACTCACCGTCCGCGGCATCGCCGCGCAGGCCGGCATGGTGATCGCCATCGAATGACGGCTCCGGTCCCGCCTTGACACCGCTGGACGTTTGTGAAATTATGTCGCCATGCGACATGTCGTAAAACGGCATAACGAGTCCGTTCCGCTCTCGGAAGCCGTATTCCTCATCCTGCTCAGCATGGCGGGAGAGCCTCGCCACGGCTACGCCATACTGTGGGACGTAACCGAACTCAGCGACGGCCGGGTCCGGCTAAGCACCGGTACGCTGTACGGCGCTTTGCGGCGCATGCTCGACGGTGGCTGGATCGAACGCGTTTCGGAGAAGCGGCCTTCACGGGACCGGTCTATCTACCGGTTGACCCGGGAAGGCCTCGACGTTCTCATGACGGAAGTAGCGAGAATGAAGACGCTCGCCCGATTGGCGTCGTCGCGATTGGCGGAAAGGGAGGCTTCCTGAGATGCGGTTACTCTACCGCATTTTGCTCGCCCTGCGTGGCGGGGCTTTCGGCGACCTTCGAGAAGAGATGCTCGCCACCTATTCCTCGACCGCCGCCGACGCGCGGAAGGTTGGCCGCTGGTCCTATTGGCGCTTCTGTGCGCGCGAAGCGGTTGGCCTCCTGCTGGCTCCTGTGCCGGCCAGGCCACCGTCTTTGGTGCACGGCCTCGCCGTCTGCGCCCTCGCCGGACTTGGCGCCGCCTGCGCCTATTGGTATGCGTCC
This DNA window, taken from Bryobacteraceae bacterium, encodes the following:
- a CDS encoding SBBP repeat-containing protein; translated protein: MRSFRALLFVALAGVAFAQPKLESVLHKSLQLRFEPNRGQAEPDVLFQVRGPRQTMAFTRAGARIDLFGSGPDARMSRLSMDWLDAAGSAEPRFEQRLESVSHYYLGSDPSAWFPRVPHYAKVKLEQLYPGVDLLVYGAEGNLEYDLVVAPGADPGQVRFRLDGAAFHEGPGGDLIADTEAGPFRFRAPVSYQLDGARRRAVTSRYRTAQDGSVRFELGAYDRARPLVIDPVLVFSTLIGGADADISANLALDGAGNAYIGGTTYSRNFPTAGPVEPNFSRNLQGLYDGYVAKLRADGSALVYSTYLGGDLLDIVNAIAVDSRGAAYVAGQTASFNFPLPATAYERSRKGFSDAFVTKLNPDGTLAASTLYGGGGDENCTAILVDGAFNIYMTGYTSSQDFPATPNAAQRTYGGGQSDAFALKFDPLAQVLEWSTYLGGRGEEEVSRIPSSDLPQIGFISAFAMARTAEGAIWLAGSTSSADLADRVETASRTYAGGATDIYLFRLSADGSKFEYMTYLGGAGFDFLNALALDANGNPTIVGFTFSQNYPVTQNALHNRFLGGDADGVLTRVRADNGNIDYSTYFGGQGVDAIGDITIAANGDMYLAGSTSSTNFVVTADAFDPGPPRGSRPFLAALNAAGNTRLTAGLFGGPDAVFIRHVRLDGESNIVISGQARGPGFTTTVSSYGPNYHGGPYDVFVSKFVKLGAPGGGAPSGGGACSFTLDPSLLDLPGDPLVVAVTVLTGPECTWTMKGDVPWATLQGAAERRGPSVVYISVTANPEGPRAGVVQIAGRDVTIRQARREGAAAAAVTPLVGTVAGSGAKGTGGDNGFATKAEFAAISGIAVDTRGSLYIADPETHVIRRVRPDGVIQPFAGIAANGFTGDGGPASRARLNEPLGLAADADGNLYVADKGNRRVRKITPDGVISTFAGNGQSGSDGDGGPATQASFREPSQLVFDADGNLYIADSAANRIRRVTKAGVISTFAGAGQPGFGGDKGPATEARLTSPGGMAFDKDGNLYFADQLNHRIRRVTKAGIMETVAGTGIAAWEGDNLAAAGAAFNSPFGVAFDATGNLYITDRENHRIRVINSAGVIRTFSGSGASFFGEEVAPGAAFWNNPSAITADPAGNLLIVDATNLRVRRIRFPVPPPPTTAIKSILNAFGAQAVVSGFSIASIFGDNFVDETITADSAIVEGKLPTELGGVRVRFNNRDAYLLFVSKSQINFLVPVDLSTGPVPVEVIGPNGRGTATAFLQEVSPALLTQTVEEDKVTPVATFAGESVFVAPAGSLGDREARAAKAGDTVIFVATGLGLTDPTAPEGVVLTEAYPLADPSRLSVTIDDKPAELIYAGMTSAGVYLVTVRVPDEVASGFRPVKLTVRGIAAQAGMVIAIE
- a CDS encoding helix-turn-helix transcriptional regulator; protein product: MRHVVKRHNESVPLSEAVFLILLSMAGEPRHGYAILWDVTELSDGRVRLSTGTLYGALRRMLDGGWIERVSEKRPSRDRSIYRLTREGLDVLMTEVARMKTLARLASSRLAEREAS